Genomic segment of Methanolobus mangrovi:
GAATTACATTATGGGTTTTCCCTGGCACCCGCACAGAGGGATGGAAACTATAACCTACGTGCTTCAGGGCAACGTAGAGCACGGAGACAGCATGGGCAACAAAGGTGCCACAGGACCCGGAGATGTCCAATGGATGACAGCAGGCAGCGGTATAATCCACCAGGAGATGCCAAAAGGTGAGAGCAATGGAAACCTTTGGGGTTTCCAGTTATGGGCCAACCTCCCGGCATCCCGGAAGATGATGGACCCACGTTATCAGGAAGTAAAAAGCAGCCAGATACCTGAGATCACCATGGATAATGGTACTCGCATCAAAATAATATGCGGAAAAATAAACGGTGTTCAGGGCCCTGTAAAGGACATTGTCACAGACCCCGAATATCTCGACATAGCAGTCCCTCCAAAAACCACTTTTGAGTATCCGACAAAATCCGGCTATACCGTGATAGCCTACGTCATAGAAGGTGACGGACATTTCGACCCTGAAAACGACCAGTATTCATACGAGGTTGACGGAGCAAAGTACTTTGACCTTGAAAGTGGCTCATCCACCGGAAAAGAGAATCTCGTAATGTTCGATGATGGTGAAAGGATAGTAGTCAACGCCGGTGAGAATGGAGTCCGTTTCCTGCTGATGACCGGCAAAGCCATCGGAGAGCCAGTTGCCTGGTACGGCCC
This window contains:
- a CDS encoding pirin family protein, with amino-acid sequence MGNIRKVRKILKSMPTIEGAGVHLKRAFGFNHVPQLDPFLLLDDFHSDDPKNYIMGFPWHPHRGMETITYVLQGNVEHGDSMGNKGATGPGDVQWMTAGSGIIHQEMPKGESNGNLWGFQLWANLPASRKMMDPRYQEVKSSQIPEITMDNGTRIKIICGKINGVQGPVKDIVTDPEYLDIAVPPKTTFEYPTKSGYTVIAYVIEGDGHFDPENDQYSYEVDGAKYFDLESGSSTGKENLVMFDDGERIVVNAGENGVRFLLMTGKAIGEPVAWYGPVVMNTQEELQQAFKDYRNGTFVK